In one window of Carassius carassius chromosome 38, fCarCar2.1, whole genome shotgun sequence DNA:
- the si:ch211-262i1.5 gene encoding uncharacterized protein si:ch211-262i1.5: protein MSSETYKYLRREGSSSLYCCVPFCKMSSRYNSVISFHSFPLNEETRKKWLHNIRREDYNVTANTRVCSRHFKSDDFIKPSTPTARRLLKKGVEPTLFLWSDSTSATKRIGLWKKRRVSPFKKEPVPKFFQHQEHDYCSSYVQDEVALDQTEHLRKEVERLKRRVAELAFLQRFSLDRFAASDDDIRFYTRFATYNHLMAFWRLIEPASHSMLRLSRARAATTSEDGSSGSTYCQYLQPIDEFFLFMVHLSVGLTERDLAHRFNIQQSSVNQIITRWANFLYAILGSLRIWMSEEAVKAHMPKEFQDYPDTHVVIDCIELRCQSPSSLLVQGEGSHCTYLGLIGMAPHGAVTFVSSVYPGSVSDEELLKQSGIVSLLKPEMAIMVLKGFFIDDCLPCKVYRPAYLLKREQMPADEVRETQSIARLRVHIERLIGRVMQHKLLETVMTLSDTGTINQLYTVACLLINYQNGPLINAWAND from the exons ATGAGTTCAGAAACCTATAAATACCTTCGGCGTGAAGGTTCATCTTCTCTCTATTGCTGTGTCCCGTTCTGTAAAATGTCCTCAAGGTATAATTCGGTGATTAGTTTTCACAGTTTTCCTTTGAACGAAGAAACGCGCAAAAAGTGGCTTCACAATATCCGTCGTGAGGATTATAATGTCACTGCTAATACACGAGTCTGCAGTCGACACTTCAAGAGTGATGATTTTATTAAGCCCTCGACTCCCACGGCACGCCGACTGCTGAAGAAGGGCGTCGAGCCCACGCTGTTCCTGTGGAGCGACTCCACTTCAGCAACAAAGCGCATCGGGTTATGGAAGAAGAGACGCGTCTCTCCGTTCAAAAAAGAACCTGTGCCTAAGTTCTTCCAGCATCAGGAGCACGATTATTGCTCATCTTATGTCCAGGATGAAGTGGCTTTGGATCAGACCGAGCATCTCCGAAAGGAGGTCGAGCGCCTGAAGAGACGCGTGGCTGAGTTGGCTTTTCTTCAGAGATTTAGTTTGGACCGATTTGCTGCATCTGACGATGACATACGGTTTTACACTAG ATTTGCCACTTACAACCACTTGATGGCGTTCTGGAGACTCATCGAGCCTGCGTCGCACAGCATGCTTCGTTTGTCCAGAGCCAGGGCAGCTACAACCAGTGAAGATGGATCATCAGGCAgtacatat TGTCAGTACCTGCAGCCCATAGATGAGTTTTTCCTCTTCATGGTCCATCTCTCAGTTGGTCTAACAGAGAGAGATCTGGCCCACAGATTCAATATCCAGCAATCATCTGTGAATCAAATCATTACAAGATGGGCCAATTTTCTCTACGCCATTCTTGGATCTTTACGCATCTGGATGTCTGAGGAGGCGGTCAAGGCTCACATGCCAAAGGAGTTTCAGGACTATCCAGACACACATGTAGTGATTGACTGCATAGAGCTGCGTTGCCAATCTCCATCCTCTCTCCTGGTTCAAGGTGAAGGGTCCCATTGCACCTACTTGGGGTTGATTGGCATGGCACCGCATGGTGCAGTCACTTTTGTGTCATCTGTGTATCCTGGATCTGTCAGTGACGAGGAGCTTCTAAAGCAGTCTGGGATTGTGTCCCTCCTGAAACCTGAAATGGCCATTATGGTCCTCAAAGGTTTTTTTATAGATGACTGTTTACCATGCAAAGTTTACCGACCTGCCTATCTGTTAAAGAGGGAACAGATGCCAGCTGATGAAGTGAGGGAAACGCAGTCCATTGCTCGGCTGAGGGTCCACATTGAGCGTCTCATAGGCAGGGTGATGCAACACAAGTTGTTGGAAACGGTCATGACTCTTTCTGACACTGGGACCATCAACCAGCTATACACTGTTGCTTGCCTCCTTATAAACTACCAGAACGGTCCCTTGATAAATGCCTGGGCAAATGATTAA